One segment of Trichlorobacter ammonificans DNA contains the following:
- the cysE gene encoding serine O-acetyltransferase: protein MFSRIRDDIRSVFDRDPAARSSLEVFFCYPGLHAVWFHRLAHWCWTRECYFLGRLTSHLSRFLTGIEIHPGAKIGKRFFIDHGMGVVIGETAEIGDDVTLYHGVTLGGVTWDKVKRHPTLEDKVVIGSGAKVLGPFTVGKGAKIGSNSVVVKEVPPNATVVGIPGKVVMAQEAAKEGRPDLEHGKLPDPSATAIACLFDQVRSLEQKYEALQKEHDELKQRLAGQ from the coding sequence ATGTTCAGTCGTATTCGGGATGATATCCGCTCCGTATTTGATCGCGACCCGGCGGCCCGCAGTTCCCTTGAAGTGTTTTTCTGCTATCCGGGGTTGCATGCGGTCTGGTTTCACCGGCTGGCCCACTGGTGCTGGACCCGTGAATGCTACTTCCTGGGACGCCTTACCTCCCATCTCTCCCGTTTTCTGACCGGCATCGAAATCCATCCCGGCGCGAAGATCGGCAAGCGCTTCTTCATCGACCACGGTATGGGGGTGGTGATCGGCGAAACCGCCGAAATCGGCGACGACGTCACCCTGTACCACGGCGTCACCCTGGGGGGGGTTACCTGGGACAAGGTCAAGCGCCACCCCACGCTTGAGGACAAGGTGGTGATCGGCTCCGGTGCCAAGGTGCTGGGACCGTTCACCGTGGGCAAGGGGGCCAAGATCGGTTCCAACTCGGTGGTGGTGAAGGAAGTGCCTCCCAACGCCACGGTGGTCGGCATTCCGGGCAAGGTGGTGATGGCCCAGGAGGCGGCCAAAGAGGGACGCCCGGATCTTGAGCACGGCAAGCTGCCGGACCCCTCGGCCACGGCCATCGCCTGCCTGTTCGACCAGGTCAGGAGCCTGGAACAGAAATACGAGGCGCTGCAGAAAGAGCACGACGAGCTGAAACAGCGTCTGGCCGGCCAATAG
- a CDS encoding fumarate hydratase, whose amino-acid sequence MATPEFFYQEPFPLAKDSTPYRKVAGSEKYVSVAQFDGKDVLKVDPEALTVLANEAMKDVSFLLRPGHNEQVAKILADPEASMNDKGVALAFLRNAMVAAKFELPLCQDTGTATIVAKKGQQVWTGGKDEEYISKGVYRTYTEENLRYSQTVALDMYEEKNTGTNLPAQIDIMACDGDAYKFLFMAKGGGSANKTMLYQETKALLTPASLKKYLVEKMKYLGTAACPPYHIAFVIGGTSADACMKTVKLATARYLDDLPTEGNAHGQAFRDTALEAELLEAAYTLGIGAQFGGKYFAHDVRVIRLPRHGASCPVGMAVSCSADRNIKAKITRDGLFVEELDRDPGRLLPEKYRMAKHEHGTKIDLNRPMADVLADLTKLKVGDALLLNGTIVVGRDIAHAKFKEILDSGKPLPDYLKNHPIYYAGPAKTPAGKPSGSFGPTTAGRMDSYVDLLQANGGSMVMIAKGNRSQQVTDACKKHGGFYLGSIGGPAAILAEENIKKVECIDFPELGMEAVWKIEVENFPAYILVDDKGNDFFKQLGL is encoded by the coding sequence ATGGCAACCCCCGAATTCTTCTATCAGGAGCCGTTCCCCCTTGCCAAGGACAGCACCCCCTACCGCAAGGTGGCAGGCTCTGAAAAGTACGTATCCGTTGCACAATTCGACGGCAAGGACGTTTTGAAGGTCGATCCCGAGGCTCTGACCGTGCTGGCCAACGAGGCGATGAAGGATGTCTCCTTCCTGCTGCGCCCCGGTCACAACGAGCAGGTGGCGAAAATCCTGGCCGATCCCGAGGCATCCATGAACGACAAGGGAGTTGCCCTGGCCTTCCTGCGTAACGCCATGGTGGCGGCCAAGTTCGAGCTGCCCCTCTGTCAGGACACCGGCACCGCCACCATCGTCGCCAAGAAGGGACAGCAGGTCTGGACCGGCGGCAAAGACGAGGAGTATATCTCCAAAGGGGTGTACCGCACCTACACCGAGGAGAACCTGCGCTACTCCCAGACCGTGGCCCTGGACATGTATGAAGAGAAAAACACCGGCACCAACCTGCCGGCCCAGATCGACATCATGGCCTGTGACGGCGACGCCTACAAGTTCCTGTTCATGGCCAAGGGTGGCGGCTCCGCCAACAAGACCATGCTCTACCAGGAGACCAAGGCGCTACTCACCCCGGCTTCCCTCAAGAAATACCTGGTGGAAAAGATGAAGTACCTGGGCACCGCCGCCTGCCCCCCCTACCACATAGCCTTTGTCATCGGCGGCACCTCCGCCGACGCCTGCATGAAGACCGTCAAACTGGCCACGGCCCGCTACCTGGACGACCTGCCCACCGAAGGCAACGCCCACGGCCAGGCATTCCGCGACACCGCCCTGGAGGCGGAACTGCTGGAGGCAGCCTATACACTGGGGATCGGCGCCCAGTTCGGCGGCAAGTACTTTGCCCACGACGTGCGGGTCATCCGCCTGCCCCGCCACGGTGCCTCCTGCCCCGTGGGCATGGCGGTCTCCTGCTCCGCGGACCGCAACATCAAGGCCAAGATCACCCGCGACGGACTGTTTGTGGAAGAACTGGACCGCGATCCGGGGCGTCTGCTGCCGGAGAAGTACCGCATGGCCAAGCACGAGCACGGCACCAAGATCGACCTGAACCGCCCCATGGCCGACGTGCTGGCCGACCTGACCAAGCTGAAGGTAGGTGACGCCCTGCTCCTGAACGGCACCATCGTGGTGGGCCGCGACATCGCCCACGCCAAGTTCAAGGAGATTCTGGATAGTGGCAAGCCGCTGCCCGACTACCTGAAAAACCACCCGATCTATTACGCCGGCCCGGCCAAGACCCCGGCGGGCAAGCCCTCCGGCTCCTTCGGCCCCACCACCGCCGGACGGATGGACAGCTACGTGGATCTGCTCCAGGCAAACGGCGGCTCCATGGTGATGATCGCCAAGGGGAACCGCAGCCAGCAGGTAACCGACGCCTGCAAGAAGCACGGCGGCTTCTACCTGGGCTCCATCGGCGGCCCGGCAGCCATCCTGGCTGAAGAAAACATCAAGAAGGTGGAATGCATCGACTTCCCGGAACTGGGCATGGAAGCGGTCTGGAAGATCGAAGTGGAAAACTTCCCGGCTTACATCCTGGTGGACGACAAGGGGAACGATTTCTTCAAGCAGCTTGGCCTGTAG
- a CDS encoding ATP-binding protein, with product MFNLKPEVVARLERVLSSVEMLLPRAIAPVDWSSCYAANWRRHSFSGYLEAVRITDTTTLDELLGVDEQKEVMLHNTRQFLLGLPANNALLWGSRGTGKSSLVKALMNHFAPQGLRVIQIEKEDLIYLSEIFSAVENEPYRFILLCDDLTFEVGELSYKMLKSALDGSVYSPPENVLIYVTSNRRHLLPEYESDHIGGKFVRGELQQSEAMEEKVSLSDRFGLWVGFYAFSQDRYVDAVRLCIAREARDRKVDIPWTKELEREAIKWSQEKSKRCGRTAYQFSKNYVGRFLLPA from the coding sequence ATGTTCAACCTGAAACCTGAAGTCGTCGCCCGCCTGGAGCGGGTCTTAAGCTCCGTTGAAATGCTGCTGCCCCGTGCCATTGCTCCCGTTGACTGGAGCAGCTGCTATGCCGCCAACTGGCGGCGCCACTCCTTTTCCGGCTACCTTGAAGCGGTACGCATAACCGATACCACCACCCTGGACGAGCTGCTGGGGGTAGACGAGCAGAAAGAGGTCATGCTGCACAACACCCGTCAGTTTCTGCTGGGGCTCCCTGCCAACAACGCCCTGCTCTGGGGCTCCCGGGGAACCGGCAAATCATCGCTGGTCAAGGCCCTGATGAATCACTTTGCCCCCCAGGGACTGCGGGTTATCCAGATCGAGAAGGAAGACCTGATCTACCTTTCGGAGATATTCAGCGCCGTGGAGAATGAGCCGTACCGCTTCATCCTGCTCTGCGACGACCTGACCTTCGAGGTGGGCGAGCTGAGCTACAAGATGCTGAAAAGCGCCCTTGACGGCTCCGTCTACTCACCACCGGAAAACGTGCTGATCTACGTCACCTCCAACCGCCGTCATCTGCTGCCGGAGTATGAATCGGACCATATCGGCGGTAAATTTGTACGGGGTGAACTGCAACAGAGCGAGGCGATGGAGGAAAAAGTATCGCTGTCCGACCGTTTCGGACTCTGGGTCGGTTTCTACGCCTTTTCCCAGGACCGCTACGTTGATGCCGTCCGGCTCTGCATCGCCCGTGAAGCCAGGGACCGCAAAGTCGATATCCCTTGGACCAAGGAGCTTGAGCGCGAAGCGATCAAGTGGTCCCAGGAAAAGAGCAAACGGTGCGGACGAACCGCCTACCAGTTTTCCAAAAACTATGTGGGCAGATTTCTGCTGCCGGCCTGA
- a CDS encoding bactofilin family protein → MFSSKQPKLEIIIGQESAVKGDIISKGTVRIDGGLEGNITADCVIIGEKGVITGDAVVRQMVVGGRMVGTIRASETVEIQRTGDVRGDLFSTRLSIADGGRFEGRSSMHASKEIGYRGGVVEAA, encoded by the coding sequence ATGTTCAGTTCGAAGCAACCCAAGCTTGAGATCATTATCGGCCAGGAGTCGGCGGTCAAGGGAGATATCATCTCCAAGGGAACGGTACGGATCGATGGCGGGCTGGAGGGTAACATCACTGCCGATTGCGTGATCATCGGTGAAAAAGGGGTGATTACCGGCGATGCGGTGGTGCGCCAGATGGTGGTTGGCGGCAGGATGGTCGGCACGATCCGGGCGTCGGAGACAGTGGAGATCCAGCGGACCGGCGACGTACGCGGCGATCTCTTTTCCACACGGCTGTCCATTGCCGACGGCGGACGCTTTGAAGGACGCTCTTCCATGCATGCTTCCAAGGAGATCGGCTACAGGGGCGGAGTCGTGGAAGCAGCGTAA